TCGTTCCAATTaacgtgcgcgcgcgctcgttcGCCGTACTTCATGTCTGCATCTATTCCCATCTTCCTTTGTGAGTCGTTACGCGGACCAACGTACTAGCTCGACGCGTACACCAATACGGTCTTGCGCGCATATTACGCTCCAGCGCGGTCGCAAcgagacgcgtcgcgtcgtcgcgagaCCGTGAAACCTTTCGCGAATGCCTAGACTTGTCTGCAAACGGACACAGGGATGCGAGAggaccgtcgcgtcggccgCCGCGGTTTCGCGCGCTTTAAAACAAACTCTTTCCGAATTTtccttcttgttcttcttctttttcttcattCCGGTTCACAGTTTTACAGGTATTCATCGATCTCGATTTCTCACGAGCGACACACGCGCATCATCGATTTGCTGCTCGAGTGCAGCAGGTAGATATGCATTCGTTGGCCTTGGGCTCGCGTGACTCGCTGCGAAACTGCGATCACCACTCCCAAGATCTACGAGCAACTATTGCGAACCTCGAGTCCCGGGGGCTGCGGATAAAGGGGCTCGGATCTGCTCGAATACGATCTTACTGTTCGCATAGTTTGAACCAGGCTTGGACAGGATAAGGGACTCAATtaatgtgcctatattaattatacttatttttaaaacataatttaaagcatttaatatctcttttttagtattcattacgctttaaaagtaagtataactAATGTAGACACAGCAATTGGTAcggccacagtaattgggtcccttaccctattatcgaaataaattatttgaaaagtaATACATTATCCTATTTGGCTACATGCCATTTAAAATAATCACATGTTAGTTTATTTGAACAGCCAAATAATTTGTTGAGAAAtcatttcattatttgaatGTCAAATGAAATTCATCTTTCGTTTGATCAAATAATTTGTGCTCTCAGTTTTTTTCATAACAACGAATGCGACGCATTATTTTACTCGAAACTTATGCGACTTACACGATTACGATCTCAGCCGACCATTTATTGAACGAAGTAACGGTAAAGAGGCAGCGAGCTCACAATTTTGTCCGGCGATGTAGGTGAATTATCGTTGGAGGAGAAGTATCCCGTGACCCTGTCCCGATACGGAAGTAGGTCGTGACCCAGCCGAACCAGACCTGTACCAATTTCGTGAATCTACTTCCGTTTCGGCGAGTCTCGAGTATGGTGCTTGCAACACTGAACATGATTCCAATATGTCGTCACGCTTCTGTTACAAGCTCAAATTTTTCTTGCACGCGTGCATGCACACATCCTCGTATCGTCACGAGCATTATGAGCATTACCGACGGTTACATAATGCCGCAGATTATTGGTGCGAGGTTTCTCTCCCTTCTATCGACGCCGTAAGCGTGTTACATCAAGGTCTCTGCCAGTGACCATGCGTCGACCAGGTATTCACGATTCGTCGACCTGAAACCACGCGAATTGGAAGCTAGCAGTATGTTCCTCCCTTTCCTCCTTCAACCACTACCGGTCGCAGACATTCGCAAAATCTGTCCCCTGTTCGATGGAGGAACAGATGACCGCAGTTGTGCGAATTCCTGCTTCGTTTTCTTCTTCGTCTAGTTCTACTGTCTTTAGCGAGTTcccctttttttctctcctcctcttcTGCTACAGCTCAGACACGGACAAAATCGGATCCTCGTTCAACAGAAgaatagggtaaaggacccaattactgtgcctgtattaattatacttatttttaaagcatactgaatattaaaaaagatatataacaCACATATTAACTGACCTTAATGAAAGAaagtttaatatctcttttttaaaattcattatgctttgaaaataactgtaattaatataggcacactaattggtacccccacagtaattggaaccCTTAGCGTGGTAGAAGCTGCAGAAAGCTAAATTACAGAGTTGAGAGTTGATTGCGATCGACTTTCTTTCCTCGGTGAGAGAACTTTCGGTCTCGTTTCGTGCTGCAATGTTTGCGCGTTCGATTTCCACGTTGGCCCGTTACAGTTGACGGAATCGATCCCGTTACAACGGCGCGCGAATCGCAAGGATCACGCGAACCGGTCTGCTCGCTAGCGACCCGGCCGATTTCTCGTTTAACGAGAGGGTGTAATCGTTCGGTTCGTTTGGTTGTTGCAGCGGCGACAAGGATGCGCTCGACAAGAAGGAAAAGGACAAGAGGAAGGGTGAGTGTTAATCCTTCGCCGTCCGAAGGGACGGGCCGCCTCGCCGTTTCTCCGAGTCTTTCTCGCCTAACGTTTTGCCTTTGTTTCATGTAATTTTAGAGAACGTCGTCCAGCCGCATTGCCACATCACGCTCAAGTGCACGCGCGAGGTGAGTGACTCGTTCCAGACCCGCTTATATTTAACTCGGGCCCGCGAAAGGAGAAACGAGACGCGATACGCGATTCGTTCCGTTGGAAAGGTCGTACGCTCGTTGCGGGCGCGGATTAGCCCTCGGACTACGGTGGACGCCGCAGCGGGGTCTTTcccgttatggttgttaacacataattttttcagatttttcaaagtgggcgCACGTAGttaaaaaaatcgaaaaccGGTAATTTTCGAACACTCTGTGGCAGAAATCGGTACATGTAACATCCAaggttaacaaccataacgagatgccaaaaatgtgaaaatataaatttagtaTTTCATAACTTCTATAAGAAATCggcattttaaaatattttttatctttgaaaattcggtttcgagctaaaaattctgaaaaaattcatagatgtgcattccaGTAACTCAAATATGCCGGATTTTTTcccgaattttcaattgaactGGATAacatgattttctttgtcactccactactacccccccccccatggcGACAGATGGGGTTAAAAATTGCCACAAAgtatttctttggataagctatcgaatgccctattgcaaattcaatttggtttagggGCACTTTCGACCTCCCTATCCGGCTATCCTATTATTCGAAGTAGCTCACGGATTAATCAGCAAGGAACGGGCACGAGAGGCAAAGAGGAAAGAAACCGTACGGGGGATTGGGATTAAAAGGATAAAACGAATGAAAAATCGTCACAGCGAGGTTAATCTGTTGTTCGCAGATCGCGGGGTTCAACGGGTTGAGCGACGCACTGAAGAGGCTCGATTTTTTATCCGCGGTACACGATTGTCGGCGTTTCAATTACATCGTTCGACTACTCGACCTTCTGGTCAGTCACAGAATGGGTGGTCTCAGCGGATGCGCTCAGCGAGTTTTGTTCAACATGCTGGAGGAAGTCGCGCTGGAAGGTAAAATTGACGAGCCCGCTGGATAGTTCGCAACCACGACCGATCAATCCCGAACTTCTCTAATCCTTTTACGATGCGTAGTGTCGTTGTCGCAGCAACAAACCGGGAGACTTCGTCGTCTAATCGAACGAGTGCGAGCGTTTAGCGCAGGGTGCTGTTGGGGCGGAAGACCTCTGGGCTCTGTAATCTTGTGGGAGAAACACAAAGCGGCTCTTGAGAGAATTTTGCAGATTGCATCGTCGATTACTATAACTCAGGTGCGAACAGTTGGTATTACCGTTGAACACATATCTGTTTCGACTTTGATCGACGGTTCccactgattttttttttgcattgaATACGAACCTTTAAAACCATTCCGCCACGTTGTAGTTTAGACTTTGTTAGCAGCTCGTTGAATTCGTCTAAAAACACACTACCACATTCTGTAGACAAAAGTACATATAGCGttctaaatgaaaaaattaaattcattttgGAATCTCCCTTTCAATAACAGGtatcaaaaaaatatttataccaCATAACGTCCCCCTTCGTACCAAGCGACTTTTGTGCAAACATGTTTTTCATAGCGGCATTTCCTTGAAAGATATTTCACTGTATTGAGAAGAAacagacaccctgtatgtttaCGCGTCGATTACAGTAACAAAGCACATCCGAGCCTCGTTGGTATGTAATCGTCACTGTGTTCGTTTTCAGCCGGATGAAACACAACAGCCGCAGTGGTCCCACTTGCCTCCCGACTGCCGTCGAGAAGTGCTTCTCAGACTGAGCGATCCGCGGGACATCGAAGCTTCGTCGGAGGCCTGCGAGCATCTAGCCGTCCTGGCTCAGGAACAAAGAATTTGGCGAGAGCTTGCACAGTACCATTTCACGCCGCAACAGATCACCGCTACCAGACAAAATAATCCCGGAAAAGACTGGAAAACTATATTTACCATTGCGCGAAGGTAAAAATGGTGTACTAAATTACAGAAATCTTTTGAAAATGTTGATAAGTACACAgcgtatttttatgcaaaatatgaattgtctgcattaattgcaacatacaggagctacatagacgtttatttcttctttgaataattttagtaagttgaaaatataacagtattttgaaaATCTCTGACAAGGAACATGCCGAAGTGATACACGCTGATTTTGACGAAACTTTGGCAAAAGGTAGTTCTCAGAAAAATATACAGAGTGTGGCCGGATAGGTGGTACAAACGGGCAGGGAATGATTCtacaatatgtaaaaatatgtaaaagtaTGTTCCGGTGTGAGTCTTTGTACTGTTTTGCAGTTGATCTACCGActgtaaaatccgcagtctatttataagtttacaatatttataacaGAAAGGTATTTGGTAAGGTTTCACCTTTAACAGTCGCGATACATGGAAAACAACAGAACAACGATCTTTGATTTCTCTGACGACTGTACCGTCTTAAATGGAATCTGCtcgtttttctcataaatgcataaaatccgcagtctagatatGAATTTGGATGTTACCATCATAATTTTTGGGATACTATTGCACCTATTTAGTATGGTTCATACAATCGCAACATACACTTATCGCAAATGAATGTGTGTGCAGGTCGTTCGGGCTCCGAGAAGAATACGCAGAGATGATTCAGTTGTGCCGCAATTGCCGTTGCTTGTTTTGGCGGTCGCTGGGTCATCCTTGCATCGCCGACCAGGATCCCGCATTTCAGGAAAAGCTGGCGGACGTGGATCAAGCCTCTCTCCATGTTCCGATTCCTCCTCAGACCTTCCTCAAGTTCTTTTCGCTGTGAATGCTTCGCACGCGGCCGCGAAGTCCAAACGCGATTGAATACGTACAGAATTGTCGGGACCGACCGCGATCACGACCATGATCGCATTTCTCCTCTATTCCTGGTATTTGCCAGCTAGCGGTGCGGCGCGTGGCCCACTATCCAACCGAAGTGGATGCTATCGCGTTCGAAACGCGTTATTCTTCACTCTTTGCATAGAGACTTTTAACGTTGTCGTGCAAACTTCGAACTAACAGTATGAGAAAAATCTTTTTGTTTTGCAGGTTACATCGTGCTCCGATATTTCGCTGGTTTCGAACCAGTCGCGGAAATTGCTAGCAATTTTTTTCTCGTTAGTTTCGTTTTTCTCGAGAGCTTCAAGATTCTTAACCGCGGCGGTGCGTGAAATTGCGTGAACGTGTGTACTTCTAGCTCAAATAAGTTTCACGCACCAGTGTAAATTGAACGTTCGAACGTTGGCGTTACGAATTGTACAAAATCCTGAGATTTGTCGCGCGCGAAACATAAAACACAATCGGTGCTGGTCGAAGTGCGCGCGAATACGTGCATGGCGCACTTCGGCAACGCATGCACGACTCCGTTTAGAAAATTGCGCGGCCGTACGTGGCCGTTCTTTCGTCCCTTCTCGCGGCAGCTGTTGCAACGATACAGTTTCCATTTAGGTGAATTTACTTTCGAATTTTTGCATTTATTTCAGTCGTTCAAGCGTGTTTTTACACTTACTTATAACcgtttttatatgtatattgtacGAGCATACGTTCCACAACGGATGTTCGCATTTTATCCTCATCGAAGACGGAGTTTGGAAAAGAGCCATGTTTGAAACGATTCAGAGACTGCTATCCGAACACAATCTTGTCGCAACTCCGAAGTCAAAACGATGACAAACTGACTATTACTTGTCGAAACAGTAGAGTTCGGGTCCACGGGGTACACGACACAAAAGGAACAAGAAACGGAAAGAACTGCATGTACTTCGTCTTCGCGTTCTGTATATTCGTTCAAGAAAGAGAAAAACTCCTATTTACGATGCTTAGTATACATTTATTGTATGTACTGGTTCAGCAGTAACGTCGTCGAGTTTTCCAAGATGTCGTAGACATACGATATTCAATGATCGTTTTATTTGAAACGCTAAAAATTATACTGCCAAAATGGATGCTATTGCATTTAGACGAATCGAAGCGTTTTCCGTAAATTCCGTTCACAACAAATACGGCATAGTTGTTTTGATATTGCGTTTTTCTTAATGGCAACAGTCACAATCGTTGCACGCGCATATACATGTATAGTTTACTATCTTGACGGATTAGTGAAAAATAATGGGACGACCAAACGAATGATGTACGTAAAACATACATACGTTCGTTGGTAGACGAATGTAACATGAGCTGCGGATTTCGGTGCAAAATCTTAGTAGCTCGTCGATCGTTGCACTGTTTCATGCACCGACCTGTACGCTCTTGGATCGATATTATTTTACTTACGTAAATAATTGTAGAACAGCGTTGTGTAAAAtgctttgaaataaaaaatttatctgtatatatatacatattaaattGTTTACTGAATTGTGTATAGATAAATTAATGGAATTCCATCCGACATCCTCTCGGGTCTCTTGCGCAGCAATCTCCTTGCaatgagacctgggcaatcggtattatccATAATTTGCAAGATACTATAACTTATAAATTACAGTATCTTACAAGTAGTGGATAAattcgagctaatagctgcacaCTTAAAATTTGCGTTAATCTTGTATTGTAGAGTGTAAGAGTTGCTGGATGTAAGAACGGCTAATGTTCCACAAATCAGTCAAGTCGGATTGAGCttaaattttgcacatagcctcattttgcattaaaaacatgtttcccaaaaggattttgggcaactcgaaaaaattttttattactttattgTCATATTTTACCATCCTgacataacattttctaccttaccggcaTTTCCGTACCAACACGGCAGGGCCTGAATTTACTGCCCCGCCATGGGGCGGCTTTATTGTagggcgctgccgcgccattttCCTAGACACGTGCCTAAAGAATATGCTTCGACAAGGTTGGCAGAgcgcaccacgagagaaccgtaccgtttcAGCAGCGAACCTCTCAACTCCCGCTCCGCCATCCACTCTCCACTGTGAGTTTCATATACGCGGTGTACAGTAATGAAACGGATTGGCATggaagtatagggtataggaaatcgtgaccatttGCACATGTAATgaattacaaatttaatttaattatatattttgacattttatttaatttaaaatataattttctacattatttatagatattattatttacattcatatatttatatttacaaattataacttacaactatttacaaaataacACAACTATTTATAGACTATTTACAAAAtaacttacaactatttacagactatTTACAAGAAGCTTGTGCATGACTCACATCGATGTCCGAGTCATCAGACGAGTTCGACCACTCGGGGCTTTCTTCTAACACCACATCTGCGAAATGATCGAGCTCATACAGCCTCGTTTCCTCCTTCAACGTATGGTGGATGAAATTTTGCCAATTTTGGGGGGACACATTTGCGACGGCTTCATCTACAAATTGGCGGACATCTGCCAACTTGTAAGATGTATTGCGTACCTTGATAAATTCTTTAATTTGTGCCCATGCCAGCTCAATGGGATTTAATTCGAAGTGGTAAGGGGGAATGCGTAGGACGGTACGTCCATTCTCTCTTGCGTACTCATCAATTACGTAATTGTTCTCTGGTTTCTTGTGCTTTTCAACTAGCTGCATTAATCTAATGTTGACGTACCGTGGATTTACTGTTTCACCCTTACCCTCCAGCCACGCGATGATATCGTCCCTTTTCCACCTCAATGTAggatatttttcctttttgacGCTGTGGTAAGGGGCGCTATCCATCACAATGACTGCCCCATCTGGCAGCATGGGCAAAATTTTTTGGAACCATTCAAAAAATGTGTCCCCATTCATTTCATCATGGTAGTCGCCAGTTTTTCTCTTGGCCTCGACGCAAAGGAGGGCCCCAGGTACAAACCCGTCTGTTGACCCGATGTGAGCAATGATAAACCGCTTCCTTCTTCCCGAGGGAGCAGGTATGCCCCTTGTAAGTGCTCTTTGTTCGGCGTCCCTCGGGCAGGTAACGCTGGTATGGACCCACGTTTCGTCCAGGTAATAAATAGGCCGCCCTTCTGAGCGAAAACCTTGAATCTGTTCGATGTACCTACAACgtagtaaaaaataaatttttgtaagaaacgaGGTTAGAAACTGAATTTttgggaaaaaacatttttgaatgtagATTGTTACTTACCGTTGCCGCCAGGAAATAATATGAGGTTGTTCAATAAGGACGCTGTTCCGTTTCCGGACTATGAATTTGTATTCCATGCGACGGAATAAACGAATGAGGGATGTTTCGCTGAACGATGGAAGCTTGTCGTCGTTGTTTACAGctactaaaattttttttagattgggAATTTCCCGATTTAGCCAGAAGTTATGTATTTTCTTCCGTATCGCTACTATTTCGGCTTCAGAGGTTTTCTCCAAAATGTTAAGGCGCcgcttttttttatttggcGACGTAACGGTGCCTGTAGACTTGTATTCCGCCAGAGTTTTGCTTATGGTCTCCCGTCCAATGCCTGTCTTCTTCGCAAGCTTTTGAACCAACggcttatattttattttcgggGTTTCCGCTATCAGAGTTTTATACAGATTAATGATCATCTGTTTCTGGGCGGATCGGACTAACTAGAAACAGAGAAAAGTTAAGTACACGTGAGTGCATTACAAAAAgtatgatttttgaaaaaagaaacaagcttacAGTAGCGAAATGCATGATAAATAATTATGTACAATATAAGCTTACCTTCCCTCTCGGATTTTTCTTCACTGGAGATTTATGTGACGGGCCAGTAACTTGGTCTTCCATTTCCAAAAAGCTTTCGTAAAAATGCTACTGAACACTAGACAATACTGTGCGAACACCCGGTATGGCTACGAATGAGGCGGCATGCAGCGCTGCAACGTGTGGCGTCACTTCAGTGCCACTGCCACCACTGCGCGCATGCGCTGTGCATTGAGAAGGGAGCGTACGGAGTAGGAATACCGCCAATCAGGGAAAAGATGCTGATGCGCAGCGACGaacgaaaatcggttttcacgcggtacggtcagagaggaatgagagtgctcacgcccggggtttcggcgttcccactttcgtgacatcgtcgctttagcatggcacagaaccggtcagtctctcctggaacagaaccggtcagtcttttagcatggcacagaaccggtcagtcttttagcataagactgaacgcacattatttttttaaccaggattagaacgtacagcttaattgttttatatgaaatatgtaactaacatgtaaatcttgtgtacaaaatctctaattaatataaattaagaataatattaattgtaatgatacgtattttatttttttccaattttgtagttgcaaactctagttgtaaaaaatggaaaatccggaaaaattcgaacaaatacagatttcatatcgaagtttaaaagcgaccaacctgcatattaatttaataatgagctattgtcatcaacactatcttaatttttttcatatatttagttactgttattattaattaaaaaaaattttctttcatgaataaatatttttttccgcctcaacaccataagatttttactagatgactttaaaaacacattagaactatttttaaataattttactcgaaaacattctagtttactctttatttcaccgttctactaatttttatgggctgcattgcagct
This genomic interval from Halictus rubicundus isolate RS-2024b chromosome 15, iyHalRubi1_principal, whole genome shotgun sequence contains the following:
- the LOC143361761 gene encoding F-box only protein 32 isoform X1; the encoded protein is MREDRRVGRRGFARFKTNSFRIFLLVLLLFLHSGSQFYRYSSISISHERHTRIIDLLLECSSGDKDALDKKEKDKRKENVVQPHCHITLKCTREIAGFNGLSDALKRLDFLSAVHDCRRFNYIVRLLDLLVSHRMGGLSGCAQRVLFNMLEEVALEVSLSQQQTGRLRRLIERVRAFSAGCCWGGRPLGSVILWEKHKAALERILQIASSITITQPDETQQPQWSHLPPDCRREVLLRLSDPRDIEASSEACEHLAVLAQEQRIWRELAQYHFTPQQITATRQNNPGKDWKTIFTIARRSFGLREEYAEMIQLCRNCRCLFWRSLGHPCIADQDPAFQEKLADVDQASLHVPIPPQTFLKFFSL
- the LOC143361761 gene encoding F-box only protein 32 isoform X2; amino-acid sequence: MPFISKDWRSPGEEWVKTVEGWEKKKILECANNKTLSLLLRGDKDALDKKEKDKRKENVVQPHCHITLKCTREIAGFNGLSDALKRLDFLSAVHDCRRFNYIVRLLDLLVSHRMGGLSGCAQRVLFNMLEEVALEVSLSQQQTGRLRRLIERVRAFSAGCCWGGRPLGSVILWEKHKAALERILQIASSITITQPDETQQPQWSHLPPDCRREVLLRLSDPRDIEASSEACEHLAVLAQEQRIWRELAQYHFTPQQITATRQNNPGKDWKTIFTIARRSFGLREEYAEMIQLCRNCRCLFWRSLGHPCIADQDPAFQEKLADVDQASLHVPIPPQTFLKFFSL
- the LOC143361399 gene encoding uncharacterized protein LOC143361399, which codes for MEDQVTGPSHKSPVKKNPRGKLVRSAQKQMIINLYKTLIAETPKIKYKPLVQKLAKKTGIGRETISKTLAEYKSTGTVTSPNKKKRRLNILEKTSEAEIVAIRKKIHNFWLNREIPNLKKILVAVNNDDKLPSFSETSLIRLFRRMEYKFIVRKRNSVLIEQPHIISWRQRYIEQIQGFRSEGRPIYYLDETWVHTSVTCPRDAEQRALTRGIPAPSGRRKRFIIAHIGSTDGFVPGALLCVEAKRKTGDYHDEMNGDTFFEWFQKILPMLPDGAVIVMDSAPYHSVKKEKYPTLRWKRDDIIAWLEGKGETVNPRYVNIRLMQLVEKHKKPENNYVIDEYARENGRTVLRIPPYHFELNPIELAWAQIKEFIKVRNTSYKLADVRQFVDEAVANVSPQNWQNFIHHTLKEETRLYELDHFADVVLEESPEWSNSSDDSDIDVSHAQASCK